In the genome of Campylobacter helveticus, the window TGGAATAGACTTAGCCGCCGCACCTGTAAGTGGGGGGACTTCTCAGCCTGATATTTTAACGATGATGCACGCAATTAAAGGGAAAAATTACGATTTTGGTTTGGATTTGGAAAAAATTTTAAAATATGAAGAAGTGTTTAAAGAATGTATGAGTAATTATTTCTTACCGCCCGAATCGACTATGGTAAGCCCACTTATCCCATTTTCACCTATGCCCGGCGGAGCTTTAACGGCAAATACGCAAATGATGAGGGACAATAATATCTTAGATAAATTCCCAGAAGTTATCAAAGCAATGCGTGAGGTTGTGGAAAAAGGGGGATTTGGCACTTCCGTAACACCCGTTTCGCAATTTTATTTCCAACAAGCTTTTAACAATGTAATGTTTGGCAAATGGAAAAAAATAGCTGATGGCTATGGCAAAATGGTGTTAGGCTATTTTGGAAAAACTCCAGTCTCACCCGATGAAGAAATTGTCAAACTTGCCGCAGAACAATTAAAATTAGAACCCACCACAGAACTAGCAGTTGATTTAGCTGATAAAGATGAAAGCAAAAGTTTAACCTACATCAAAACGCTTTTAGAAAAAGAGGGCTTGGAGACAAGTGAGGAAAATATTTTTATCGCTGGAGCTTGTAAAGAAAAGGGTATAGCCTTTCTAAAAGGTGAAGCTAAAGTTAATGTGCGAAAACTTAGCACTATGCCAAAACCAATTAGTGCAGATGAAAATAAATTTACAGTTTCAGTCAATGGCAATAAATATCATGTCGAACTTCACGCAGGGTTTGATAAAGATGTCAATGTCAAAAATATTCAAAAAATCCCTCAAAATGAAATACCAAATGAAAATGCCATTGAAGCTGGAATTTCTGGCAATGTCTTTAAAATTCTCGTCAAAGAAAATGATGCAATAAAAGCTGGGCAAGTTGTGATGATTTTAGAGGCAATGAAAATGGAAATAGAGGTGCAAGCCACAAAAGACGGCACAATAGAACAAATTTGCGTTCAAACAGGTGATGCGGTAAGTGAGGGTAGCGCCCTTGCGATTTATAAAGATTAAAGGAAAAATAATGAAAAACATAGAAAATTTAGGATTAGAAAATGTCAAAGAGGTATTTTACAATCTAAGTTACGAAGAACTTTTTTTACACGAAACGCAAAATAAAGAAGGCGAATGCACTCAAAATGGAACTTTTAGTGTCGATACGGGAATTTTTACAGGAAGAAGCCCTAAGGATAAATATTTTGTCAAGCAAGACCCTTCGCAAAAATACCTTGCTTGGGGCAAAGTCAATCAACCCATCAGCAAAGAGCTTTTTGATAAGCTTTTAAACAAAGCCAAAAAGGCACTAAGCGGAAAAAATATCTACATACAAGATGCGTATTGTGGGGCAAGTCTTAAAAGTCGCAAGGCAGTGCGTTTTGTAACAGAAATTGCGTGGCAAGCACATTTTGTAAAAAATATGTTCATAAGACCAAAGCAAGAAGAGCTAGGAAATTTTAA includes:
- a CDS encoding biotin/lipoyl-containing protein, which produces MAKKFIDVMDTSFRDGFQSVYGARVLMEDFFPALEAAKEAGIKHFEFGGGARFQSLYFYLNEDAFLMMDKFRKIVGEEANLQTLSRGINTVTLDTGSRELIDLHAKLFAKHGTTTIRNFDALNDVNNLKFSGECITKHGLKHEIVITLMDLPPNCFGAHDVAFYERILREILVAEIPFSSLCFKDASGTSNPEKIYQTIKMARSILPSQTHIRLHTHETAGVSIACYLAALEAGADGIDLAAAPVSGGTSQPDILTMMHAIKGKNYDFGLDLEKILKYEEVFKECMSNYFLPPESTMVSPLIPFSPMPGGALTANTQMMRDNNILDKFPEVIKAMREVVEKGGFGTSVTPVSQFYFQQAFNNVMFGKWKKIADGYGKMVLGYFGKTPVSPDEEIVKLAAEQLKLEPTTELAVDLADKDESKSLTYIKTLLEKEGLETSEENIFIAGACKEKGIAFLKGEAKVNVRKLSTMPKPISADENKFTVSVNGNKYHVELHAGFDKDVNVKNIQKIPQNEIPNENAIEAGISGNVFKILVKENDAIKAGQVVMILEAMKMEIEVQATKDGTIEQICVQTGDAVSEGSALAIYKD